From a single Nicotiana tomentosiformis chromosome 2, ASM39032v3, whole genome shotgun sequence genomic region:
- the LOC138904621 gene encoding uncharacterized protein — MVLNEGLEVWRQTLESKGFKLSKIKTEYMECKFSNGTQEGDMEVRLDARVIPKRGSFKYLGSIIQSNREIDEDVTHRIRAGWMKWRLASGVLCDKNVPLKLKGKFCKVVVRPTMLYGAECGQGD, encoded by the coding sequence ATGGTGTTAAACGAGgggctggaggtttggaggcagaccctagagtctaagggtttcaaatTGAGCAAGATCAAGACAGAATacatggagtgcaagttcagtaaCGGTACCCAAGAAGGGGATATGGAGGTGAGGCTTGATGCGcgagtcatccccaagagaggtagtttcaagtatcttggatcTATAATACAAAGTAacagggagattgatgaagatgtcacgcatcgtatcagagcaggatggatgaagtggaggctcgcttccggtgtcttgtgtgataagaatgtgccgctgaaacttaaaggtaagttctgcAAGGTTGTAGtgagaccgactatgttgtatggagcaGAGTGTGGccagggagattga